The sequence TCCTTCCAGAATGTTGTCGAGGTAACCAAAGTGGTACTCGGCCTTTTCGTCTTTTACCGGGTACATTTCATCCACTGAAGGCATAAATAAAGCGTCGCAATACGCACTTTCAAGTAACGCTGCGTCTTTTTCAGGCATTCTTGGGTAACGTTCTAGGTCAGATTTATCATTAAATTGCGTAGGATTGACAAAAATGCTGCAAATGGTGTAATCACAATCGCTTTTAGAGAAACGGATTAAAGAAACATGTCCGTCGTGCAGTGCGCCCATGGTAGGCACAAACCCAACGGTTTTATGCTGAGCCCTTATCTGTGATAAATAGCCCTGCAATTCGGTTATTTTGGTGAAGATTAACATTAAGATAGGCCATAAAGCTACAATTTCCTTTGAAAATTGGATTAATTTTTCGTAATTTTGTTTAAATAATCTAAAAAGGAGTTAATCACGTATGAAGAAAGCCAAAGTCCTTTTTGTTTCTCAAGACATCACACCGTATTTAGATGAAACATATGTTGGCAAGATTGCCAGAAGACTTCCACAAGGTATTCAAGAGCGCGGCAAAGAAATCCGCACCTTTATGCCAAAATATGGAAGCATTAATGAACGTCGTCATCAATTACATGAAGTAATACGCCTTTCGGGGATGAACATGGTGATAAATGATGTTGATCATCCATTAATTATTAAAGTGGCCAGCATTCCCACAGCCCGCATGCAAGTTTATTTTATCGATAACGAAGAGTATTTTGGACGTAAAGCAGTGTTAACTGACAAAACCAGCGGAAAGTATTTTGACGATAACGACGAACGTGCTATGTTTTTTGTGCGTGGTGTGGCCGAAACTGTTAAAAAACTAGGCTGGCAGCCTGATATTATTCACTGTCACGGTTGGTTTACTTCTTTAATGCCATTGTACATTAAGAAATACTACCAGGAAGATCCACTTTTTGCAGATACAAAAATTGTTGTTTCTCTTTATGAGGACGATTTTCCTAAAAATCTGAACAAAAAATTCATTGACAAATTAAGTTTTGACGGTTTCAATAAAAAAGACATTAAACACCTTTCTGAAGAGCCAAGCTATCTTAATATGATCAAACAATCTATTGAATTTGCTGACGGTATCATTCAAGGTTCTGAAAAAATGAATCCAGAAATTGAGAAATTCATCAAAAAAACCGGCAAACCTTTCTTAGGGTTTAAAAATGAGCTGGAATACATGGATGCTTTTAATGAGTTTTATGACGAAATGCTTGAAGAAGCAAATGTTTTAAGCTAATTAGCAATATTAAAAAATTAAACCCGTCGTTCGCTGGTCGCATGACGGGTTTTTTATTGGAACTTTTTTTATTCATTTTCCAGGTGGTTTTATTTTTGCAGATCTGTAACTTTCAGGATCTTGTGGCGTCTTATACAAGAGAAAACAATGTCTCCTAAAAAACCATAAATCGCTAAAAGCTACATTATATTACTTATTTTTGCCCGATTAAAATTCATGATATTGAGACTTTCCTTAAAACTTATTTGTTCGCTTATTATCTTATTTAGTTTTGGCTGTAAAAAAGACAAGAGCATTCTTGGAGTGGACGAACAGCCATCTTCAGATAATCTTAATGCGGAATATATTTCAGGAAAACCAATAACAGCTTTCAGCACTCCTTACGATTCGATTGCTTCATATAATTATGCGAACAAATATCTGGGTTGTAATAACGATCCTAATTTCGGGTTAACGGATGTTGGATTGTATTTTAGCACTAGCATTGACAGAACGCTTAACTTTGGTGCCAAATCGAGAATTGCCTCTGCTGAAATTATCTTAGCGCTTGTAAATTCTGATTTTTCGGGCGATAAAACCGCTGTACTCAACTATTCTATTTTTCCGGTAACTTCTACTTTAAGTCCTTCGCAGGCTTATTTCACAACGGATAACAGAAGGCATAATGTTGTTCCTGTCTCCACAGGTACAGTTAATTTTTCTATCTATCCAAGTACTGGTGCCCCAGTATTTCGTATAAAAATAGATTCTACTTATGCAGAAAAACTATTACATGATACTGTAAATCTTGCAAGTAACGAATTGTATCAGGCCGCTTATCCAGGATACTATATAGCTACCAGTATACAGGGATCAGGGGAAGGGTTGATAGTAAATGCGGATCTGGATGATGCCTTAAGTGGTTTTTATCTTCACTATAAAACAATTGATACTTCAAGTACCATAACGGATTGGAAATTTCCTATTACAGGATCAACCATTTTAAGATACAACACCGTGAAGTATACACCGAAACAAGAAGTGAAAAATCAATTTCTTGATTCTACTTTAGGTTCTTCTTATGTGTATGCGAAAGGGATGGGAATTTCTAAAATCAAATTACAAATTCCTTTTTTACAAAATTATTCAGATACATTTAAAATCGCAGTGAACCGCGCAGAAGTTGTTTTTTATGTGGATCGTCCGTTTCCCTCCTCGTCATCGAATTACGCTGAACCACCCAAACTATTGTTATTGTCGGTAGACTCTTTAGGTCGCGAAACCTATGTGAAGGATCTTTTATCAAGTACCGATAATTCCAGGTTCGATGGAACTTACGATGCCACAAACAACAGATATGTTTTTAATATAGCGCGTGAAGCTCAACAAATTTTGGATGGATCAAAAAAGAATCGGGGCTTTTACATTGTTGTTGCAGATTTAAATCTTTCTTTATCTACAGCCTATTATTCTGAGAAATCTAAGATACTGGCGCCTTTACGGCGTGATAATTATATCAGCGGTATTGTGTTTGCCGGAAACGGAAATGTTCTCAAAAAGCCCGTTTTTAATTTGAGCTACGTTAGATTTAAAAACGAGTAATCTCAAGGGCGGCACTCCCTTCTGTTTCCCTATATTAAATAACATTTCGTTGTCACTAAAATAGTGTTAATCCGCTATTATATTAGGAAAAATGCGCTAATTTTATATGATTAAACGAAATAATGATAAAAATCATAAAATTTTTAGGGGTTTGCGCTTTGGTGATAGCTATAAGTACTAAGGTAAGCGCACAACTTTCAGGAACTTATAATATACCTACTAACTATACGAACCTTGCGGCGGCAATTTCAGCACTAAATTCACAAGGTGTAAACGGCCCTGTTATTATTGAACTTAATGCGGGGTATACAGAAACAGCTCCTACAGGAGGATTTTCATTAACAGCAACAGGAACAAGTGTAAATACTATAACTTTTAGAAAAACAGGAACCGGGGCAAACCCTTTAATCACAGCTCCTGTTGGCGTGTCAACTCCTGCGTCTGCCATACAAGATGGAATATGGCGTTTTATCGGATCGGACTATATTACTATAGACGGAATTGACCTTGTTGATGTAAACACTACAAATCCCGCTAGTATGGAATACGGCTATGGTTTTTTTAAAACAAGTGTTAGCGATGGATGTCAGAATAATACTATTAAAAATTGCGTCATAGATCTTAGAACGGTTAATAACGCCGCTGGTACAACACCCGCAGTAGATGGTTCGCGTGGAATTAATGTTGTAAACTCTTTGCACACTACGCAAACTACAGCAGTAACACCCACTTCGTTTTCAGGAAGCAATTCAAATAACAAATTTTATGCGAACACAATTCGCAACTGCAATGTTGGGGTGGCTCTTATCGGTTACGTGGCGCCGAGCCCCTTTACGCTTGCAGATACAGGCAATGATGTAGGCGGAACAAGCAGTATTACAGGCAATAGTATTTTGAATTTTGGTGGTGGAAGTGGTGCAACAAATCCCGCGGCTGGTATCCGCACACTTGCCCAATACAATTTGAATGCTTCTTATAATGTCTTTAATAACAACACAGGGAGCGGCGCAAATCACGCCGCCGCTTTGAGAGCAATTTACACCAATCTGGCTGCAAGCGCCAACGTTTCTATCACAAATAATACCATTACGGTTAATTCGAGTGCAAGTGCCGTACAATTAACTGCTATTGAAAATGTTTCCGGAGCAGGAGCTTCTAACAACACCATAACAATTAATAATAATTTAATTACAAATTCTTCGCACAGTTTAAATACCACCGGTTCTTTTTTAGGCATCTTCAATAATGCCGCTTCCTCTGCCTATCTTGATATTAGTGGAAATAAATTTAGTGGAGTGAATACCACTGCAAGTACCGGCTCAAACTACTTAATTTATAATACCGGAGCTGTTACCACATCTATTTCTATAAAATCTAACCAGATTGATAATTGTAAAAATGCTGCCAGCACTTCGGGAGCGTATGGGGCTATCTTTAATAATGTAGTGTCTACTGCCATACTTGATGTTAGTGGTAATGCGTTTAACACAAATACGGTTACAGCATCTACCGGTAATATCTACATGATATACAATGCCAGTGCTACAACCAATAGTATTCTTATAAATAATAATACATCTAGCGCTTGCAGTCACACTATAAGCTCATCCGGCATATACTACGGAATTTTTAACAGCGGCGCTTCTTCGGCAAATCTTGAAATAAAACAAAATACGTTTACCAATCACAGGGTAGTGACAGCAACGGGTACCAATTTTCAAATTTACAATTCAGCTGCGGTTACAAATTCAATAGTGATGAGTGATAACCTGTTTTCGGCTTGTGTAAATTCAATCACATCTACAGGGTCTTATTTTGGAATTTACAACAACGCTGCCTCGTCTTCAAATTTGGAGATGAGTGGAAATACATTTACTAATATTGCTGTAAATGCGGTAAGCGGCGCCAATCACTTTATATATAACAGAGGCGCGTTAACCAATACATTCTCATCGGTAGCTATAAATGGTAATCTTATATCTAATTGTTCACACGCAGCTACCGGCGCTGCGCCTTTTTACAGCATTTGGAACAATGGTGTTACGTCCACTATAACAAGTATTAATAATAATACAATTACTTCAAGTATATGGACCGCTGCAACGTCAACACGCTATCTCATCAGTAATTTTGGCCCCGCATTGACGTCGGAAACTATAAGTGGAAATTTGATTTCGAATTGTACTCACACGAATAACACTACGGGTGTTCTGTATAATATTTATAATAATAACGCTACAACTGTGTCGTCGGGTGCACTCAATATTAGCAACAATACCTTTTTGAATAATAGTTCGACGGCAACAACGGGTGAAACACATTTAATAAATAATAGTAGTATAATCACAAATACTTTTACTTCCATTTCGATTATAAATAACCTTATATCGAATTACACAAGCGGTGTTTCGGGGATCGGAGCATTTTTTTGTTTTTATAATAACACGGCCTCTGCTCTTAGTATTAATGTAAGTCAGAATACTTTTACGTCCAGCTTATTAAATTCTTCTACGGGTGCAACCTATTTTATTTATAACAGAGGTGTTGCAGGAAATTTATTTACTTCTGTGACAGCGAGCAATAATATCCTTTCGGGGTTAACCCATTCGAATATTTCAAACGGGATTTTCTACGGAATTGTAAATGCGGGTGCTGCAACTACAAACTGTGCGCTTCTTTCAATCCAGTCGAATAGTTTCATGAATAGCAGTTCCTCTGGTACCAGCGGTGGAATAGTACTCGTAAATAATACATGCCCGGTTACCACGTCTATTACGATAGCAACGAATAGTTTTGTAAATCTCACAAATACAGTAACGACCACAGGCACATTTTATGCGATAAACAATGGTGGTAATTCTTCGGCAGGAGATCTTTTCATTACCAACAACTCTTTTGTAAATTTAATTTCAACAGCTTCAACATCGAATCGGTTTTTAGTTTACAACAATGGAGGAATAACCAACTCTTTATCGCTGAGTAATAATTTCGTTTCGGAATGTAGTCACAGCATCACGTCTGGTGGCTCTTTTTATGGGATTTACAATAACAGTGCCTCTTCAGGTTTGAGCGCAGAATTAAGTAACAATACTTTTACGAATAATTATTCAGCCTCACTGGGCGGCAGCACTAATCTTATTCTAAATCTTGGCCTTGTAACAACAACGCTTAGCAATGTAAGTATGCTTAACAATCTTGTGGACTCCTATACTAGCGTGGCAACTACAGGCGCTTTTAATGCTATTGTTAATTCAGCTTTCACATCTTTAAATTTGAACCTGCTTACGAATACCATTACAAACGTAAATGTTTCGGCAACCAACGGTGTTCAGCAACTGCTGGCTAATAGCGGAAGGGTAACAAATGCTATTGCCATTAATGGCAACTTGGTAAGTGCATACACTAGTACAACAAATACCGGAGGTTCATTACTTGGAATTTACAACGCCGCAAATTATGCCAACAGTAATTTCCCCCAAACACTTAACATCCTTAACAATAAGTTTGACAATAGCACATTTAAAACTCTTTCTGGAAGCGTTAATATGATTAGTTCCAGTGGCGTGCAATCAAATACAATTTCGGCGATCTCAATAAGCGGAAACTTATTAACAAATCTAAGTCATACGCTAACCAGTACAGGATCTTTTTACGGTATAAATAACTCTGCCATTACATCCGGAAGCTTGAGCATTAGTGGTAATTCAATAACAAGCCTGAATGTAAGCAGTACAGTAAGCGCGCGATATATGGTTTTTAGTGGAGGAGCGTTTTTAAGCAGAGCAGATCTTTCAAATAATGTTTTTTCAAATGTCAGCAGTACATTAAACACTACGGGCTCTTTTTTTGGAATTAATAATGGTGCACAAAGTCAGGGAAGTATTAGCATAAGTAATAATACTTTTGACAGCCATAAGCTTTCCGCGACAAGTGCAGTATGTCAGCTTCTTTATAATTCAGGTACGGTAAACTCTATAAATTTTACTGGTAATTTTGTTTCGGGAGTTAACCATACAGCAACAACGGGTGCATTTGTAGGTGTTTTTAATAATGCAGCATCCTCCTCTAATTTAAATATTACTGCAAATAGCTTTACAAATATTGTGGGTAACTCAACCACCGGCGCTTTGTATCTTATTTATAGTAACCGTTCTCCTACTGCGGCGACAGTTACTGATATAACTATTTCGGGTAATAGTTCCTCGGCAATTATGTTTCCTTCTCAGACAGGAAGTTTTTACGGAATCTTTAACAACAACATGTCATTTTCGACTCTAAGTATAGGAAACAACACACTTTCGAATGTTGTTACAACGAGTACAAATGGTACGCGGTATTTTATTTATAATACCGGCTCAGGATCAACAATGGCAAGTATCACAAATAATTTAAGTTCCGATTTTACAAGCACATTAAATGCAGGTGCCAATTTTTTCGGCATTTACAATACAGGAAATCAGCTCGGAGATCTAATCGTTTCGGGCAATACTTTTTTAAATCATAACTTAAGGTCAACAACAGGTTCCGCATATATTTCTTACAATACAGCGTCTGTAACCGGCACCGTGCGTATGGATAATAACCTGGTTTCAAATCTTACACACAGTTCGAGCGCCGGGGGATCGTTTTTTGGAATTTACAACAACGCTTATAATTCATCTGGATTAAGTATTTCTTCGAACACGTTAATCAACACCAGTTTTTATACAACTCTTGGTTCCACCCAATACCTTACAAGTCGCGGTGTTAACACCACTGTAGCTATTGGTTCAATCTCCATTCTTAACAATGTAGTAGGGGCGGCTTCCTTTTCGTCATCTTCAGGAACATTTAATGGGATATTAAATACTCAAATTTCTTTTACCAACTTAAATGTGAGTGGAAACATCTTCAGTAATTTCACCTCTACAACTTCAAGCGCCCCTCGCTATTTTATTTCCAACAGTGGTTTAAGTTTTTCTACAACAAATATCAGCTCTAATACTGTTACGGACTACAATGCAACTGGCAATACGACTGGTGTGTTTTATAATGCTGTTAACACAGGATCTGTGAGTGGTAATCTAACTATAAGCGGCAACACTTTCAGCGTTGAAAATTTACCTTCTAGTACTGCTGCTTGTTATATGATAAACAATACAGCACTTGTTACAGGGTCTATATCTATTGCAAATAATCTTATTTCGACAATTTCCCACAGTTCTACAACAGGGGTATTGTATGGTGTATTGCATAATGCAACTTCTGTTACTGACTTAAGTATAACTACAAATTCATTAGTGTCAATAGCAACCACTAATTCAGCCAACATTAAATATCTGGTATATAACACCAGTCCTGCAAGCGTTGCGTTACATTTTAATGGCAATGTCATTTCTGGATATTCTGCTCCATTCAATACAACCGGATCATTTGGTGCTATTTACAACACAGCAAATTCGCAAGGGAGCTTTGAGGCAAATAGTAATGTCGTTAACAATGTTCTCCTTCCAGCAACAACAGGAACATGTTACGCCATTTTCACGAATGGCACCGTTTCAACCACTTCTTCACTAAGTAATAATCTAATCTCTAATCTTAGTTACACTTCAGGAACAACAGGAACCTTTTATGGAATTTTTAATCGCTCTATTGTAACGTCAACTTCTCCCGTTTCTTCGCTCAATATGAGTGCTAATACACTAAGTAATTGCAGCGTGTCGGTTCCGACTGCACCTGTTTTTCTAGTTTACGCTGCTGGAAGTCCGACCATAAACATCCCATCACTTACCATGAATTCTAATGTAATAAGTGGATTTACGATCACACCTGGTACTGGAACATTATACGGCATTTACAATGGGAGCATTTCGTCAGCCAGTTTAAGTATGAGTGGAAATACTTATACAAATTGCTCAACCTCTGCAAGCAATAGTCCAAGGTATCTTATTTACAATACAGGTTCTGTCACAAGTTCAATGGTCTTTGATAACAATAGGGTTAGTAATTTTAAAAGCCTTTTAAACGCAGGCGGTAATTTTTATGGCGTATATAATTCTGCAGCATGTTTAGGTAGTTTGAGCATGAATTCTAATGACATGAATGGAAATGGGTTGGAATTTAGCGCTGGGAATAATTACCTTATTTATAATGCCGGAGCTGTAGCTAACAATATGAGTCTAAACTCAAACACTGTTTCCAACACCACCAGTTCTGCAACGCCGGCGTCAGGTAATTTTTACGGAGTTTATAATTCTGCTGTTTGTTCGGGTAGTCTTAGTATGAATTCTAATTATGTAGGTGGAAACGCTGTGGAGTTTTCTTCAGGAATCAATTTTCTTGTCCATAATGCGGGAGCAGTTAGTAATGGTATAAGTATGAATACCAATACTATTTCGAATAATGCAAATTCAACAAACACAAGCACCGGAGCTTTCTACGCACTTTACAATTCAGGCGCATCACCCTCAAGCCTTTCCATGGATTTAAATTCGGTGGTGAGTAATTCTTCGGCGCTGGCCAGTGGAAACACTCATTTGATTTACAACACGGGTGCGATAAGCAATTCTATTAGTATGTCGTTTAACAAACTGGGACAAGTTTTTACAAATGCAACTGTCGATTATTCAGGAAATTTTTATAATGTTTTTAATGCCGGCGGAACAAGCGCCACGTCCTTAGCCATCAATAGCAACACGTTCACAGGATATAGTTATACCGGCATTCCAGGGTCTGGAAATATTTATTTTGTCAATAACACTAATAATAATGCTCGCTATGATATTGATAATAATTTATGGACGTCTATTTCCCTTTATCACAATGGAAATGAGTATTTAATGTATAACCCATCCAATACGAGTTCACAGTTGAATGTTACAAATAATACAGCAACCAATTATTCGAGAACGGCCACTGCTGCAGCTTTGTATATGTACTATTCCAATGGAAATTCTCCTGCGACTTGTTCCCAGGTTTTTTCAGGAAATTCTTTTTCAAACATCTTTGCGGGAACTCAAGGTACAGGCTCTTTTTATGGAATTTATTCCATGGATGGATCAGGTACTGCTTATCCTAAGAAACAGGCCTTCAACAATAGTATTTCCAATGTTACATACAACGCTCTGGGATTTTTCTATGGTTATTACTTTGACTTTCTCGGAGATGGACTAGGTTCAGGCTCCTCAGTTTATAATAATACGTTAACTGGTGTTTCCTGGGCGGGCCCTTGTTATGGGCTATACATAGGTGGGAATGTTTCCTCTGGTTTCGCAGCCAATGTTTTTTCAAATACTGTAAGTCATTTTTCCATTACAGCAATAACAGCTGATATACATGGCGCCTATTTATTAGGTGGGGGAAGTGGATTGAATTTTTTTAAAAATAAAATTGGCGATTTAAATGCTTTCGGAACGCAAGGAAAAGCGGAAGGCATTCGTGTGAACTCGGCTGTTAACACAACGCTTTATAACAATCTTATTGGAAATATTTTTACGCCTTTAACCACTTTGGGCGATGCGATAAAAGGAATTAATGTGGCCGGTGGTTCGAATGTTAAGGTGTTTTATAATACGGTTAAGCTGAGCGCGGCCAGCAGTGGCAGTTTGTTTGGATCTACAGCATTATACGCCCTTTCATCGGTGTCCTTAGATCTGCGAAATAATATATTAATAAATAGTTCTATACCAAGCGGAGTCGGTTTAACTACGGCCTATTTCAGAAGTTCAAATTCTTTATCTGGATATCAGAACAGTTCAAATAATAATATTTTTTATACGGGTATTCCATCCTCATCGCATCTTATTTTTTATGATGGCACAAACTCTTGTCAAACTTTACCGGCTTACCAGGCCACTGTTTCACCGCGAGACAATGCGTCTGCTTCTGAGAATACTCCTTTTTTGAGCACAGCAATAACGTCTACAAATTTTCTGCATGTAGACTTTACAATCCCCTCTGTTACCGAAAGTGGAGCTGTTAATGTTAATGGAATAAATGATGACGTGGATTCGGAAATTCGTCAGGGTAATACGGGTTACGTTGGAACGGGCACTGCGTCCGACATTGGAGCAGATGAATACGAACAAAGTTTAATTCCATGTTCGGGAGCAAGTGCAGGTACAATAGCGATTCCTACTTCTACGATAAATTGCGAGGGTCAAACTATTTATCTGCTTTCTACGGGATATACTGCGGCAGGTGATATTACTCATCAATGGAAAGTTTCGTCTACTTCAGGCGGACCTTATTCAAATGTTGCGGGAGGTATAGGAGCTAATACAACTGCTTACACAACTTCCACATTATCTTCAGGAACTTACTATTTTGTGCTTGTTACAACATGTAACAATGGAAATATTAGCGGCACATCTAATCAGTTAACTGTGGTTGTTAATTCCGGACCAACAGCCAGCGCTTCTGTTTCAAGTCCGACACTTTGTTCTGGTTTGGATCTAAATTTTACAGCAAGTAGTAACATTGGTGTAAATTATTATTGGACAGGACCTAATAATTTTACGTCCACCATCCAAAATCCAACCATAACAAACGCAGTTACTAATTCAGGAGGAACTTACACTTTATATGCCTCGGATGCCAATTGCACTTCGGCACCTGCTCTAGTGCATGTAATAGTGCACGCTACGCCACCGGATTTTTCTTTAGTTCCGCCGAGCTCGTCCATCTGTATTGGCGGCTCACAAACAATAACTGCTTCGATTCCCATTACCAGTCCGACTTTAAATTTCGGCTCGCAAACTATACAGAATGCCGCTTCAGGATACCCTGCGCCGTATTCGGTTTATTATGGGGGACAGAAAATGCAAATGCTCATTCTTGCGTCTGAGTTAGCTAGTGCAGGATTCACAACCGGAACACCTATT is a genomic window of Sphingobacteriaceae bacterium containing:
- a CDS encoding glycogen synthase, whose translation is MKKAKVLFVSQDITPYLDETYVGKIARRLPQGIQERGKEIRTFMPKYGSINERRHQLHEVIRLSGMNMVINDVDHPLIIKVASIPTARMQVYFIDNEEYFGRKAVLTDKTSGKYFDDNDERAMFFVRGVAETVKKLGWQPDIIHCHGWFTSLMPLYIKKYYQEDPLFADTKIVVSLYEDDFPKNLNKKFIDKLSFDGFNKKDIKHLSEEPSYLNMIKQSIEFADGIIQGSEKMNPEIEKFIKKTGKPFLGFKNELEYMDAFNEFYDEMLEEANVLS